One Mesorhizobium sp. L-2-11 genomic region harbors:
- the ubiM gene encoding 5-demethoxyubiquinol-8 5-hydroxylase UbiM, producing the protein MAGCDDSFDIIVVGAGPVGLSFAASLAYSQLKLAVVEGQALERLASPAFDGREIALTHASIGILRELGAWDVISASDKSPLQGARVLNGSSPFALCFDAPAGSAEPLGVLVPNCQIRDALFKIIRLRGHARLLCGHSVVRATNSRQGAVITLSNGRQLSARLLVAADSRFSATRNLLGIGADINRLGNSMLICRVRHERPHHQIAIEWFDHHQTVAMLPLAPGVSSLLLTLPSNEADGLLALDDELFLRELTKRCRGRLGNMSLASQRYIYPLATTWAHRFRAPSFALIGDAAIGMHPVTAHGFNIGLGGQKQLARGIETAWRDRRDIADPDMLHRYESRLRLSAAPLYHATNILVGLYSSEHPAARLARHVGLRLGQHLPFVRHGIAAVLRR; encoded by the coding sequence ATGGCCGGCTGTGACGACAGCTTCGACATTATTGTCGTGGGCGCCGGGCCGGTCGGACTTTCCTTCGCCGCATCGCTTGCCTATAGCCAGCTCAAACTGGCGGTTGTGGAAGGGCAGGCCCTGGAAAGACTGGCAAGTCCGGCTTTCGACGGCCGCGAGATCGCGCTCACCCACGCCTCGATTGGAATCCTTCGCGAGCTCGGAGCCTGGGATGTTATCTCCGCTTCGGACAAGTCACCGCTTCAAGGCGCACGCGTCCTCAACGGATCGAGCCCGTTTGCGTTGTGTTTCGATGCCCCCGCCGGATCCGCGGAACCACTGGGCGTTCTGGTCCCGAATTGCCAGATCCGCGATGCCCTGTTCAAGATCATCCGCTTGCGGGGCCATGCCCGGCTGCTGTGCGGCCACTCGGTCGTGCGTGCAACAAACAGCCGTCAAGGAGCAGTGATAACGCTCTCCAATGGCAGGCAGCTGAGCGCTCGCCTTCTCGTTGCAGCCGATTCGCGTTTTTCCGCCACCCGCAATCTGCTCGGCATTGGCGCCGATATCAATCGGCTTGGCAACTCGATGCTGATTTGCCGGGTGAGGCACGAGCGCCCCCACCACCAGATCGCGATCGAATGGTTCGATCACCATCAGACGGTGGCGATGTTGCCCCTCGCGCCAGGCGTGTCGTCGCTGCTTTTGACTTTGCCCTCAAACGAGGCCGACGGACTGCTTGCCCTCGACGACGAGTTGTTCCTGAGGGAGTTGACAAAGCGCTGTCGAGGGCGCCTCGGCAACATGAGCCTGGCAAGCCAACGCTATATCTATCCGTTGGCCACGACCTGGGCGCACAGGTTCCGGGCGCCGAGCTTCGCATTGATCGGCGACGCTGCCATTGGCATGCACCCGGTGACCGCGCATGGCTTCAACATCGGCCTTGGCGGCCAGAAGCAGCTCGCCCGGGGTATAGAGACCGCATGGCGCGACCGTCGCGACATTGCCGACCCCGACATGCTCCACAGATATGAAAGCCGACTGCGCCTGTCGGCGGCGCCGCTCTACCATGCTACGAATATCCTCGTCGGACTCTACTCAAGCGAGCATCCGGCGGCACGGCTTGCAAGGCATGTGGGGCTGCGCCTCGGCCAACATCTTCCCTTTGTCCGTCATGGCATTGCGGCCGTGCTGAGGCGGTAA
- a CDS encoding ParB/RepB/Spo0J family partition protein has translation MQLAHIPLDKLNISALNMRHSKRAPDVSDILPSVRARGVLVPLLVRPNGTPESFEIVAGRRRYFAAKSLADERGQGNALPCAIMEDGDDADALEASLIENFARLDPDEVSQWETFSRLMREGRTIPDIAATFGVTELLVKRILALGDLLPKIREAYRRADIDAETARHLTMASKAQQKDWLALYADPEQYAPRGHQLKQWLFGGQSISTKVALFPIEDYPGLIVCDLFGEDSYFADADLFWQKQNEAIAAKRDAYLEAGWPEVAVLEPGQHFQSWDHEKTPRKKGGKVFISVSHRGAVECHEGWLSRKEARRARAQGEGGAHEETPAKPSRPELTGPMQNYVDLHRHGAVRTAMLDHPCVALRLMVAHAVTGSGLWQVRVEPQRTANEAVAASIAACKAEAAFAEKRREVLALLGAPDEEGAIAGGNGDAFALAAVFARLLALCDDDVMRVLGLVMAETLEAGSAVVEALGNHLGIDMGAWWQADDAFFDLLRDREIANAMLADLAGKPVADGNVAEKVKTQKKIIRDCLSGENGREKIDNWLPNWMKFPVESYTKRGGFRTADQWASVQPLFVRQ, from the coding sequence ATGCAACTTGCCCACATTCCGCTTGATAAGCTCAACATTTCGGCGCTCAACATGCGCCATTCCAAACGCGCGCCCGACGTGTCGGACATCCTGCCGTCGGTTCGCGCGCGCGGCGTCCTGGTGCCGCTTTTGGTGCGGCCCAACGGCACGCCGGAAAGCTTCGAGATCGTCGCCGGCCGGCGCCGCTATTTCGCCGCCAAATCGCTCGCCGACGAGCGCGGCCAGGGCAATGCCTTGCCCTGCGCCATCATGGAAGACGGCGACGACGCCGACGCGCTCGAGGCCTCGCTGATCGAAAACTTCGCCCGGCTCGATCCCGACGAGGTGTCGCAGTGGGAGACGTTTTCGCGGCTGATGAGGGAAGGCCGCACCATTCCAGATATCGCTGCAACCTTCGGCGTCACCGAGCTTCTGGTCAAACGCATTCTGGCGCTCGGCGATCTTCTGCCCAAGATCCGCGAGGCCTATCGGCGCGCCGACATCGACGCCGAGACGGCGCGCCATCTGACCATGGCCTCCAAGGCGCAGCAGAAGGATTGGCTGGCGCTTTATGCCGATCCCGAGCAATACGCGCCGCGCGGCCACCAGTTGAAGCAATGGCTGTTCGGCGGCCAGTCGATTTCCACCAAGGTGGCGCTGTTCCCCATCGAGGACTATCCGGGCCTGATCGTCTGCGACCTGTTCGGCGAGGACAGCTATTTCGCCGATGCCGACCTGTTCTGGCAAAAGCAGAACGAGGCGATTGCCGCCAAACGCGATGCCTATCTGGAAGCCGGCTGGCCCGAGGTGGCCGTGCTGGAACCGGGCCAGCATTTCCAGTCATGGGACCACGAAAAGACGCCGAGGAAGAAGGGCGGCAAGGTCTTCATCTCAGTCTCGCATCGCGGCGCGGTCGAATGCCACGAGGGCTGGCTGTCGCGCAAGGAAGCCCGCCGCGCCCGCGCGCAAGGCGAGGGCGGCGCGCACGAAGAAACCCCCGCCAAGCCGTCGCGACCGGAACTCACCGGGCCGATGCAGAACTATGTCGATCTGCACCGCCACGGTGCCGTGCGTACCGCCATGCTCGACCATCCTTGTGTCGCGCTGCGCCTGATGGTGGCGCATGCCGTCACAGGTTCGGGCCTGTGGCAGGTGCGTGTCGAGCCGCAGCGCACCGCCAATGAAGCGGTGGCGGCAAGCATCGCAGCCTGCAAGGCCGAAGCCGCATTCGCCGAAAAACGGCGCGAAGTTCTTGCCCTGCTCGGTGCGCCGGACGAGGAGGGTGCGATAGCCGGCGGCAATGGCGACGCCTTTGCGCTTGCCGCAGTCTTTGCCCGTTTGCTGGCACTTTGCGACGACGACGTCATGCGCGTTCTCGGCCTTGTCATGGCCGAGACGCTCGAAGCCGGCAGCGCCGTCGTCGAGGCCCTCGGCAACCATCTGGGCATCGACATGGGCGCGTGGTGGCAAGCGGACGACGCCTTCTTCGACCTGCTGCGCGACAGGGAGATCGCCAATGCAATGCTGGCCGACCTCGCCGGCAAGCCTGTCGCCGACGGCAATGTCGCCGAGAAGGTCAAGACGCAAAAGAAGATCATCCGCGATTGCCTGTCGGGCGAGAACGGCCGCGAGAAGATCGACAACTGGCTGCCCAACTGGATGAAATTCCCGGTCGAAAGCTACACGAAACGCGGCGGCTTCCGCACCGCCGATCAATGGGCGAGCGTCCAGCCGCTGTTCGTCCGCCAATAG
- a CDS encoding DUF2958 domain-containing protein, which yields MILITDELCALLLANGATDTETDHVPVVKLFDPTGPATWLLTELDADGDTLFGLCDLGFGFPELGSVSLAELASVKGRLGLGIERDLCFKPRFPLSVYAQAACSAGHITEADRLLRQAAEALGNAHSKLPPDTAEQTRR from the coding sequence ATGATCCTGATCACCGACGAGCTTTGCGCCCTGCTGCTCGCCAATGGCGCAACCGACACCGAAACCGACCATGTCCCGGTGGTCAAACTGTTCGATCCTACCGGCCCAGCGACCTGGCTTCTCACCGAACTCGACGCCGACGGCGACACCCTTTTCGGCCTTTGCGACCTCGGCTTCGGCTTCCCCGAACTCGGCAGCGTCAGTCTTGCCGAGCTTGCAAGCGTCAAGGGGCGGCTTGGCCTCGGCATCGAGCGCGACCTCTGCTTCAAGCCGCGCTTTCCGCTCTCCGTCTACGCCCAGGCAGCGTGCAGCGCCGGCCACATCACCGAAGCCGACCGGCTGCTGCGACAGGCGGCAGAGGCCCTTGGCAACGCCCATTCCAAGCTTCCGCCCGACACGGCGGAACAGACGCGCCGCTAG